GCGCTCACCGCGCGGCGCTGCACGGCCATGACGTGGTGATCTTCGAAGCGCGGGAAAAAGCCGGCGGCTTGAACGAATACGGGATCGCCAAGTATAAGCTGGTGGATGACTTCGCCCAGAAGGAACTGGATTTCCTGCTGCAGATCGGCGGCATCGAAATTTGTCACGGCCAGCGCCTGGGGGACAACCTCTCCCTCAGCGAACTGCACGCGCAGTTCGACGCGGTGTTCCTCGGCCTCGGCCTGGCGGCCAGCAAACACCTGGGCCTGCCCCACGAGGACGCCCCCGGCCTGCTCGCCGCCACCGACTACATCCGCGAACTGCGCCAGGCCGATGACCTCACCCAACTGCCCCTGGCCGACCGCTGCATCGTGCTCGGCGCCGGCAATACCGCCATCGACATGGCCGTGCAAATGGCCCGCCTCGGTGCGCGGGATGTGAACCTCGTGTACCGCCGTGGCCTGGCCGACATGGGCGCGACCCAGCATGAGCAGGACATCGCCAAGGCCAATCAGGTACGCCTGCTGACCTGGGCCCAACCGGAACAGGTGTTGCTCGATGATCAAGGGCACGTACGCGGTATGCGCTTTGCCCGCACCCGCATGGACAACGGTCGCCTGCACCCCACCGGAGAAACCTTCGAGCTGGCCGCAAACGCCATTTTCAAGGCCATCGGCCAGGGCTTTGCCAGCGAAGCGCTGCACGACCCGCTGGCCCAGCAACTGCACCGCGTGGGCGAACGCATCTTCGTCGACGAACATCTGCGCACCAGCATTCCCGGGGTGTATGCCGGCGGTGACTGCGTCAGCCTCGGCCAGGACCTTACCGTGCAGGCGGTGCAACACGGCAAGCTGGCCGCCGAGGCCATGCACGCCCAACTCATGCTCAATGTGGAGGCCGCGTAATGGCTGATCTCTCGATTGTGTTCGCCGGCATCAAAGCCCCCAACCCGTTCTGGCTGGCCTCCGCGCCGCCCACCGACAAGGCCTACAACGTGGTGCGCGCGTTCGAGGCCGGCTGGGGCGGCGTGGTCTGGAAAACCCTGGGCGAAGACCCGGCGGCCGTCAACGTGTCGTCGCGCTACTCGGCCCACTACGGGGCCAATCGCGAAGTGCTGGGCATCAATAATATCGAGCTGATCACCGACCGCTCCCTGGAGATCAACCTGCGCGAAATCACCCAGGTGAAAAAGGACTGGCCGGACCGCGCCTTGATCGTGTCGCTGATGGTGCCGTGTGTAGAGGAATCCTGGAAAAACATTCTGCCGCTGGTAGAAGCCACCGGCTGCGACGGCATCGAGCTGAATTTCGGCTGCCCCCACGGCATGCCCGAACGCGGCATGGGCGCGGCGGTGGGCCAGGTACCGGAATATG
Above is a genomic segment from Pseudomonas sp. R5-89-07 containing:
- a CDS encoding NAD(P)-dependent oxidoreductase, with protein sequence MIQTLTHLPRPHEDGPTLASHFTDLAPPLNARQAQLEASRCLYCYDAPCINACPSDIDIPSFIRNIHTENVQGAAQTILSANILGGSCARVCPTEILCQQACVRNNAEECAPVLIGLLQRYAVDNAHFSQHPFQRAALTGKRIAVVGAGPAGLACAHRAALHGHDVVIFEAREKAGGLNEYGIAKYKLVDDFAQKELDFLLQIGGIEICHGQRLGDNLSLSELHAQFDAVFLGLGLAASKHLGLPHEDAPGLLAATDYIRELRQADDLTQLPLADRCIVLGAGNTAIDMAVQMARLGARDVNLVYRRGLADMGATQHEQDIAKANQVRLLTWAQPEQVLLDDQGHVRGMRFARTRMDNGRLHPTGETFELAANAIFKAIGQGFASEALHDPLAQQLHRVGERIFVDEHLRTSIPGVYAGGDCVSLGQDLTVQAVQHGKLAAEAMHAQLMLNVEAA